A genomic stretch from Mesotoga sp. Brook.08.105.5.1 includes:
- a CDS encoding iron-containing alcohol dehydrogenase: MDKMMNFEYFLPTRIVFGVGTVNKVGKLARNLGKKAMIVTGRSSTKKTGLLDEVISILEKSGIESVVFDDIVPNPLSSTVDKGAEIANREKCDMVIGLGGGSPIDSAKLIAVVAKDGGRCWEYTGSGGGRVPKAALPIIAIPTTHGTGTESDPFAVVTNSETNEKIGVGFDQTFPVISVVDPEVMKTLPPYQTAATGMDAFYHAIESYINTNHQPTSDLLAMEAMALINHYLPIAYTDGNNIEARTALAWASTAAGICETLSGCIANHSLEHPISAHYDATHGAGLCATGPAFFDYIRPHTKERLARVAQIMGAPESVIDINRLSEMSIELIHRLQKSVEIDITLKELGVERSMLGRLAEDAMRTMGGLVEVTPGDLKTEDLKKILEMSY; encoded by the coding sequence ATGGACAAAATGATGAACTTTGAGTATTTTCTGCCGACAAGGATTGTCTTTGGTGTGGGTACGGTGAATAAGGTAGGCAAACTAGCCAGAAATCTGGGCAAGAAGGCAATGATAGTAACAGGAAGAAGTAGTACGAAGAAAACAGGTCTTCTTGATGAAGTGATCTCGATCTTGGAGAAAAGTGGAATCGAAAGTGTTGTGTTTGATGATATAGTACCTAACCCACTATCATCAACGGTCGACAAAGGCGCCGAAATTGCCAACAGAGAAAAATGCGATATGGTCATAGGTCTTGGCGGAGGCAGCCCAATAGATTCGGCAAAGCTCATTGCAGTGGTGGCCAAAGATGGTGGCCGATGTTGGGAGTACACCGGATCTGGAGGAGGAAGAGTTCCGAAAGCTGCGCTCCCTATCATCGCCATTCCAACAACTCACGGAACAGGAACCGAGTCTGACCCCTTTGCGGTTGTGACGAACAGTGAAACCAACGAGAAGATAGGCGTTGGATTCGACCAGACTTTTCCTGTCATTTCCGTTGTGGATCCTGAGGTTATGAAGACCTTGCCTCCCTATCAGACGGCAGCTACCGGCATGGATGCCTTCTATCATGCAATTGAGTCGTACATAAATACAAATCATCAACCGACATCTGATCTTCTCGCGATGGAAGCAATGGCGCTTATAAATCACTATTTACCAATAGCATACACGGATGGGAATAATATTGAAGCCAGGACTGCTCTTGCCTGGGCGAGTACTGCCGCCGGCATTTGTGAAACACTATCGGGCTGTATTGCAAACCATTCATTAGAACACCCAATAAGTGCTCATTACGATGCTACACACGGTGCGGGGCTTTGTGCTACAGGACCTGCCTTCTTTGATTACATCAGGCCTCATACAAAAGAGAGACTGGCGCGAGTGGCTCAGATAATGGGAGCTCCAGAAAGCGTGATAGATATCAACAGGCTCTCTGAAATGTCAATAGAACTCATTCATAGGCTTCAGAAAAGTGTAGAAATCGATATCACTCTTAAGGAGCTTGGAGTCGAGAGGTCTATGCTTGGCAGATTAGCTGAAGATGCAATGAGAACAATGGGCGGATTGGTTGAGGTGACTCCAGGAGACCTGAAGACCGAAGACTTGAAGAAGATTCTGGAGATGTCTTATTGA
- a CDS encoding ABC transporter ATP-binding protein: MTDKIIEVKDLQKWFPIRRSISQFFKGEHNYVKAVDGISFSINRGEIFGLVGESGCGKTTTGKLIMKLLEPTGGNMLLNGKDVTHIEKDELKRYRRNVQMIFQDPYASMNPRFKIRDVMEEPLIIHKLGEDRDARMKMIEKALREVKLNPPDEFLVRYPHMLSGGQRQRAATARTLLLNPELLVADEPVSMIDLSTRAEILHMMKEVQRDLGLTYLYITHDLSTARYFTDRIAVMYLGKIIEIGDPDDVIDNPVHPYTRALIAAVCEPVAGKVNKPKIVPIKGEIPSAANIPPGCRFHPRCPYAKAECWEKEEPQLQEIEDGHLHACRRWKEVVEESRNGVGIKG, translated from the coding sequence ATGACAGATAAGATCATTGAAGTGAAAGACCTTCAGAAGTGGTTCCCCATAAGGAGAAGCATATCCCAGTTCTTCAAGGGTGAACACAATTATGTTAAGGCCGTTGACGGTATATCCTTCTCAATAAACAGGGGCGAGATATTCGGTCTCGTTGGAGAGTCCGGTTGTGGAAAGACGACGACGGGAAAACTAATTATGAAACTCCTCGAGCCTACAGGCGGCAACATGCTTCTAAACGGAAAGGATGTCACTCATATAGAGAAAGATGAACTGAAGAGATACAGAAGGAACGTACAGATGATCTTTCAGGATCCATACGCTTCCATGAACCCGAGGTTCAAGATAAGGGATGTCATGGAAGAGCCTCTCATAATACACAAACTCGGAGAAGACAGGGACGCGAGAATGAAGATGATAGAGAAGGCTTTGAGGGAAGTTAAGCTCAACCCCCCAGATGAGTTCCTTGTGAGGTATCCCCACATGTTATCCGGTGGTCAGAGACAGAGGGCTGCTACTGCCAGGACTCTTCTTCTCAATCCCGAGCTTCTCGTTGCGGATGAACCGGTATCCATGATAGACCTTTCAACCAGGGCCGAGATACTCCATATGATGAAGGAAGTGCAGAGAGACCTCGGGCTTACTTATCTCTACATAACACACGATCTCTCTACTGCGAGATACTTCACAGACAGGATAGCTGTCATGTATCTTGGAAAGATAATAGAGATAGGAGATCCAGATGATGTTATAGACAATCCTGTTCATCCATACACAAGGGCTCTCATTGCTGCCGTATGTGAACCGGTCGCGGGAAAGGTGAACAAACCCAAGATAGTGCCTATAAAGGGAGAGATCCCCTCAGCCGCCAATATCCCTCCCGGCTGCAGATTCCATCCAAGATGTCCTTATGCAAAGGCTGAATGCTGGGAGAAGGAAGAACCTCAGCTTCAGGAGATAGAGGACGGACACTTGCATGCCTGCAGGAGATGGAAGGAAGTCGTTGAAGAAAGCAGGAACGGGGTAGGGATTAAGGGGTAG
- a CDS encoding ABC transporter ATP-binding protein, producing MDNILTVDNLKLYYYTSKGVVKAADDISFFLKKGETLGLVGESGCGKTTTGFALLKMPTPPGKIAGGKIVVDGIDITPLRENEMRRNIRWEKISMVFQGAMNTLTPVYTIGKQMMETLQEHREMERDEARKRIEKYLNLVGLSSDIVKRYPHELSGGMKQRIAIATALFLEPKVIICDEPTTALDVIVQAQIINLLKDLKEKLDLSFIFITHDLATEAEVSDRIAVMYAGKIVEIGTNQQIYGEQGPCHPYTRNLLAATPRLHAKVSELSFIPGAPPDLLEPPSGCRFHPRCTLAMDKCKEEEPPLIEIEEEHMVACWRCEKR from the coding sequence ATGGATAACATATTGACAGTAGATAACCTCAAGCTTTACTACTACACGAGCAAAGGCGTCGTGAAGGCCGCAGACGATATCTCTTTCTTTCTCAAGAAGGGTGAGACTCTCGGTCTAGTAGGCGAGTCCGGTTGCGGAAAGACTACCACCGGCTTCGCCCTGCTTAAGATGCCCACTCCCCCGGGTAAGATCGCAGGCGGGAAGATAGTGGTCGACGGTATAGACATTACTCCCCTGCGTGAGAATGAAATGAGAAGGAACATCCGCTGGGAGAAGATCTCCATGGTCTTTCAGGGCGCTATGAATACCCTCACTCCCGTCTACACCATCGGAAAACAGATGATGGAGACTCTGCAGGAACACAGAGAGATGGAGAGAGACGAGGCGAGAAAGAGGATAGAGAAGTATCTCAACCTGGTCGGTCTCTCCAGCGACATAGTTAAGAGATATCCACATGAACTCTCAGGTGGCATGAAACAGAGAATCGCCATCGCTACCGCTCTCTTTCTAGAACCGAAGGTGATAATCTGTGACGAACCCACCACAGCCCTGGATGTTATCGTGCAGGCTCAGATAATAAACCTTCTCAAAGACCTGAAGGAGAAACTCGACCTTTCCTTCATCTTCATAACTCACGATCTTGCAACTGAGGCGGAAGTGTCCGACAGAATAGCCGTTATGTATGCCGGAAAGATAGTGGAGATAGGAACAAACCAGCAGATATACGGAGAACAGGGGCCCTGTCATCCCTATACAAGAAACTTGCTCGCTGCAACTCCCAGACTGCACGCGAAGGTAAGTGAATTATCGTTCATCCCCGGTGCTCCTCCAGACTTACTGGAACCTCCATCGGGCTGCAGATTTCATCCGAGATGTACCCTCGCTATGGATAAGTGCAAGGAAGAAGAACCACCCCTTATTGAGATTGAAGAGGAACACATGGTGGCCTGCTGGAGGTGTGAGAAGAGATGA
- a CDS encoding ABC transporter permease, producing MTISDFRRSLGGFWSEFRKVKSGIIGVIFLVIFIFILIFEPVIVPYPEANLKWRDITYWQDLPASAPPSWINIFASKKRAVSESIEEYSFSETMAGAMRIQEYVFEYDYSASVAPSDIVFHASGVGKPTVVIAIERPDGLTIDLYRKQLEVSPTQSLRVSIDRSSQTSAMNFGKKYSPSEGVQLQTIKTTDVLFSKAQPGIFRSPSPLVGTYKLKVTLLLQKADENIEGAFVNIAGRVHGILGTDNSKRDIWSGVIAGVKWAMLIGLLTALISVSIGVVYGVISAYVGGWKDSLMQRIFEIFISVPMLPVLIVMSAVFKPNIWVMIGIMCIFYWVGPVKTVRSMGLQIKEETYIEASRALGASNTRIIFKHMVPLLIPYAFASMALNVPGAIVVEATISLLGLGDATIVTWGQILQAANSGGAMLSGMWWWVIPPGLAIAFMGMTFAFVGFAMDKILNPKLKTR from the coding sequence GTGACTATTAGCGACTTCAGAAGATCATTAGGCGGTTTTTGGAGCGAGTTCAGAAAGGTCAAGTCAGGCATAATCGGGGTAATCTTTCTTGTTATATTCATATTTATCTTGATCTTCGAACCGGTTATCGTCCCCTATCCCGAAGCAAATCTGAAGTGGAGGGACATAACTTATTGGCAGGACCTGCCGGCTAGCGCTCCGCCTTCATGGATCAATATATTCGCTTCAAAAAAGAGAGCTGTTTCCGAGAGTATTGAGGAATACTCGTTTTCTGAGACTATGGCGGGAGCGATGAGAATACAAGAATACGTCTTCGAATACGATTATTCTGCTTCAGTTGCTCCTTCAGATATCGTATTTCATGCCTCGGGAGTCGGCAAACCAACTGTAGTTATTGCGATCGAGAGACCGGACGGTTTGACGATCGATCTATATAGAAAACAGCTTGAAGTGTCCCCTACTCAGAGTCTAAGAGTTTCGATAGACAGATCGTCTCAGACTTCGGCCATGAATTTTGGAAAGAAGTATTCCCCCTCAGAAGGAGTCCAGCTTCAGACCATAAAGACTACTGATGTTCTGTTCTCTAAGGCTCAACCGGGCATATTCAGAAGCCCTTCGCCATTGGTGGGAACATACAAGTTGAAGGTAACCCTTTTGCTGCAGAAGGCCGACGAAAACATCGAAGGAGCCTTTGTAAATATTGCAGGCAGAGTGCACGGTATTCTTGGAACGGACAACTCCAAGAGAGACATATGGAGCGGAGTAATCGCAGGCGTGAAATGGGCTATGCTTATCGGACTGCTCACTGCCCTCATCTCAGTATCCATAGGTGTCGTATATGGTGTCATAAGTGCATACGTCGGAGGTTGGAAGGACTCACTCATGCAAAGGATATTCGAGATATTCATAAGCGTTCCTATGCTTCCCGTTCTCATCGTCATGAGCGCAGTCTTCAAGCCGAATATATGGGTAATGATAGGAATAATGTGCATCTTCTACTGGGTAGGACCGGTGAAGACAGTCAGAAGCATGGGACTCCAGATAAAGGAAGAGACCTACATAGAGGCCTCAAGAGCTCTCGGGGCATCTAATACGAGAATAATCTTCAAGCATATGGTGCCTCTGCTTATCCCTTACGCCTTCGCCTCTATGGCGCTCAATGTCCCAGGTGCTATCGTTGTAGAGGCTACGATAAGCCTTTTGGGTCTTGGAGATGCAACTATTGTTACGTGGGGACAGATACTCCAGGCAGCCAACAGCGGCGGAGCTATGCTGAGTGGGATGTGGTGGTGGGTAATACCACCAGGACTGGCGATAGCCTTCATGGGTATGACATTCGCATTTGTAGGGTTTGCAATGGACAAGATACTTAACCCGAAACTGAAGACGAGGTAA
- a CDS encoding ABC transporter permease, translating into MYWKYAIKRVLYGFLMYSILIFIFSALFNTVMEQTLRAQIEEQIRGETMRMTSLNESQLANYVANRRNDLYSLYRLNRPVAERVVWRTWDTLTFNFGNSTIIRASDGSRSVWSVVSEAIPKTLLLFSVAMMVDIVLGLLLGLKKAQKAGGVLDKSTSVGTMVVFGMPSWWLGMIMIMFFAYGVKIFPSGGLHSTPPPEGISYFFDLLYHLALPVLTLVVIGFWGRAFLTRNIVLGVLQDDYIMAARARGIPERKVLYGHTMRTSAPPIVTMSLLALLASVGGNIVFEGIFSWPGMGNLYWIALQQNDVPVLMGNLAITTGLYICGLVILDLIYGLLDPRIKVGGKQ; encoded by the coding sequence ATGTACTGGAAATACGCAATCAAGAGAGTTTTATACGGATTTCTGATGTATTCAATCCTAATCTTCATCTTTTCTGCTCTATTCAATACAGTAATGGAGCAAACTCTGAGAGCGCAGATAGAGGAGCAAATCAGAGGCGAAACTATGAGGATGACAAGTCTCAACGAGAGCCAGCTTGCAAATTACGTCGCAAACAGAAGAAACGACCTGTACTCTCTATACCGGCTGAACAGACCTGTCGCTGAGAGAGTAGTGTGGCGAACATGGGACACGCTGACATTCAATTTTGGGAATTCTACAATCATTAGAGCTTCAGATGGCAGCAGGAGCGTATGGAGTGTTGTTTCGGAGGCGATCCCAAAGACACTTCTTCTCTTTTCGGTAGCTATGATGGTAGACATTGTCCTGGGCCTGCTTCTAGGACTGAAAAAGGCACAGAAAGCAGGCGGGGTTCTAGACAAAAGCACTTCGGTGGGAACTATGGTGGTATTTGGCATGCCATCATGGTGGTTGGGAATGATAATGATAATGTTCTTTGCTTACGGAGTGAAGATCTTTCCTTCAGGTGGTCTACATTCTACTCCTCCTCCAGAGGGAATTTCGTATTTCTTCGACCTTCTCTATCATCTAGCTCTTCCGGTACTGACACTTGTTGTCATCGGGTTCTGGGGAAGGGCTTTCCTTACTCGAAACATAGTCCTCGGAGTCCTTCAGGATGATTACATCATGGCAGCAAGAGCAAGAGGTATTCCTGAGAGGAAAGTTCTGTACGGGCATACAATGAGAACATCTGCTCCACCAATTGTAACGATGTCACTTCTCGCTCTTCTGGCATCTGTAGGAGGCAATATAGTGTTCGAGGGCATTTTCTCCTGGCCTGGAATGGGCAATCTGTACTGGATTGCTTTGCAGCAGAATGATGTTCCGGTCCTCATGGGAAACCTGGCTATTACGACCGGACTATATATTTGTGGTCTTGTGATTCTTGATCTTATATATGGCTTGCTTGATCCAAGGATCAAGGTAGGTGGTAAACAGTGA
- a CDS encoding DUF1349 domain-containing protein — protein MRLSSFNKEAMKYFKWFNEPSNWELDGEKLVIDADSQTDFWQRTSYGFRNDNGHFLHLSLMGDFSLIVGVKFLPVNQYDQAGVMVRISPSCWLKSSVEFEGSDPSKLGAVVTNSGYSDWSTQNVPADTKEFRVRVDRKGPDYSVCFWQDGWIQLRLARLLEDDGKIPVMVGPYCCSPRGSGYRVVFDEIDLRSE, from the coding sequence ATGCGGTTGTCTTCATTTAATAAGGAAGCTATGAAGTACTTCAAATGGTTCAATGAACCAAGCAACTGGGAGCTGGATGGTGAGAAACTTGTGATTGATGCGGATTCACAAACGGATTTCTGGCAGAGGACGAGTTATGGGTTTAGAAACGATAACGGGCACTTCTTACATCTTTCTTTGATGGGAGATTTCTCGCTGATAGTTGGAGTGAAGTTTCTGCCGGTCAATCAATATGATCAAGCTGGTGTGATGGTAAGAATCTCTCCTTCTTGTTGGCTCAAGAGCTCGGTTGAATTTGAAGGCTCAGACCCATCAAAACTCGGTGCGGTCGTTACGAACTCGGGTTACTCGGATTGGTCAACTCAGAATGTGCCAGCCGATACGAAGGAGTTTAGGGTTCGTGTTGACAGAAAGGGGCCTGACTATTCGGTTTGCTTCTGGCAAGACGGCTGGATTCAGCTACGTCTGGCGAGACTATTGGAGGATGATGGCAAGATCCCGGTCATGGTTGGACCATATTGCTGTAGCCCGAGAGGTAGCGGATACAGAGTAGTTTTCGATGAAATCGACTTGCGTTCTGAATGA
- a CDS encoding alpha/beta fold hydrolase, producing the protein MRSILAVFLLVLSAVCSSFSGQIVFNGNLIYYEIEGTEGELVVVISDGPGLDSSYMTGIFQERRVLRYDHLGSGKSENSSSIDIDFQYYISELAALIYSLDLNSFHLVGHGFGSAVAVGLALTNPPGLLSLVVVNPRLNYTAIDLAISELRETEPTNGFDKYNFLLGGISAEDRAKGITDDLINRATYSLFWGEDPTSIEGRLRGLDLSSGLPDLRVPILVCVGIKSFPGIAHTSAYQSGAPNSEFVTFMNSGHFPMIEEKAAFELIVDGFFKRVEENSSTGILPKTSREILQGNPGDRVFGQEDLERNVNMQISEDFTVMLPSSPGAGYSWKISNFDEDMLRLISDPFYEEPIEQGNGYDVFSFRVVGSGSTRITFSFGSIWDETPMRTCSMSLDVEEYSVEPLTITTPDSGKTFIVGLNEPVEVVLESPVDSDLKWRIASTNPGILRQPEESETRVSENPLYAAKVIEQVYYFEGMNYGTASVRFDYGSSWEDLPPERTFEATIVVAEPVRECIIIQDSDNGRTIEIGIQQSVFVKLKKSSDENSDWQISSCPGFEVISGPYAEEYMDVRYTIFHLKPTGPGEVLIEFAYGGKNPEASSAETFTIRAQIAEKTEHLLKPGDEDHDVGSN; encoded by the coding sequence TTGCGAAGTATTCTTGCAGTCTTTCTATTGGTTCTGTCAGCAGTCTGTTCATCGTTTTCTGGACAGATAGTCTTCAATGGGAACCTTATCTATTACGAGATAGAGGGGACCGAAGGGGAACTAGTAGTAGTAATAAGTGATGGGCCCGGTCTTGACAGCTCTTACATGACGGGTATCTTCCAGGAAAGAAGAGTCCTAAGGTACGATCACCTTGGAAGCGGGAAATCGGAGAATTCGTCCTCTATAGACATCGACTTCCAGTACTATATATCTGAACTAGCCGCACTAATATACTCCCTAGACCTAAACTCTTTCCATTTAGTTGGTCATGGCTTTGGAAGTGCAGTAGCCGTAGGGTTAGCTCTGACAAATCCTCCCGGACTCCTCAGTCTTGTAGTGGTCAATCCAAGACTTAACTATACCGCGATTGATCTGGCAATATCCGAACTAAGAGAAACGGAGCCAACGAATGGGTTCGACAAATACAACTTTTTGCTTGGCGGTATTTCTGCTGAAGACAGAGCCAAAGGTATTACGGACGATCTGATTAACAGGGCGACCTACAGCCTCTTCTGGGGTGAGGATCCAACCTCGATTGAAGGCAGACTTCGTGGACTGGACTTGTCTTCAGGTTTACCCGACCTTCGAGTGCCTATTTTGGTCTGCGTTGGGATCAAGAGCTTTCCGGGGATCGCGCATACCTCAGCCTACCAGTCTGGAGCTCCGAACAGCGAATTTGTGACATTCATGAACAGCGGTCACTTTCCAATGATTGAAGAAAAGGCTGCTTTTGAGTTGATCGTCGACGGCTTCTTCAAACGGGTTGAAGAGAACTCGAGCACAGGAATACTCCCGAAAACAAGCCGTGAGATTCTTCAAGGAAATCCTGGAGACAGAGTATTCGGTCAGGAAGACCTGGAGAGAAACGTGAACATGCAGATAAGTGAGGATTTTACTGTCATGCTTCCTTCAAGTCCTGGAGCTGGCTATTCGTGGAAGATTAGTAACTTCGATGAAGACATGTTGAGGCTCATTTCAGATCCCTTCTACGAAGAACCAATAGAACAAGGCAACGGCTACGATGTGTTTAGCTTCAGAGTGGTTGGGTCCGGATCAACCCGAATCACGTTTTCATTCGGCTCCATTTGGGACGAGACTCCAATGAGAACTTGTTCAATGTCGCTAGATGTTGAAGAGTATTCTGTCGAGCCCCTAACCATTACAACTCCGGATTCTGGAAAAACCTTCATTGTTGGACTGAACGAACCGGTCGAGGTAGTACTAGAATCACCAGTTGATTCTGACCTGAAATGGCGAATAGCATCAACAAATCCCGGAATCCTTAGACAGCCGGAAGAAAGCGAAACCAGGGTATCTGAAAATCCATTGTATGCAGCGAAAGTAATCGAGCAAGTATACTATTTTGAAGGAATGAACTACGGTACGGCGTCTGTTCGCTTTGACTACGGGAGTTCCTGGGAGGATCTACCTCCAGAAAGAACATTCGAGGCCACTATAGTAGTCGCAGAGCCCGTTAGAGAGTGTATTATTATTCAGGATTCGGACAATGGTAGAACAATTGAGATTGGTATACAGCAAAGCGTGTTTGTTAAGCTAAAAAAAAGCAGCGATGAGAATTCCGATTGGCAGATCTCTTCTTGTCCCGGATTTGAGGTAATCAGCGGTCCCTATGCAGAAGAGTATATGGACGTCCGATATACGATATTTCATTTGAAGCCCACCGGCCCGGGGGAAGTCCTGATTGAGTTTGCCTACGGAGGGAAAAATCCGGAAGCCTCGTCTGCAGAAACATTTACAATCAGGGCACAAATCGCCGAAAAGACGGAACACCTGCTTAAGCCTGGTGATGAAGACCACGATGTCGGCTCAAACTAA
- a CDS encoding beta-L-arabinofuranosidase domain-containing protein, with the protein MTFVNDTSRSPRAQVRPIALERVKLEGFVSRYQELMKSTSLSLQYEYLESTGRIENFRKAGRKSEGVFTGWFFNDSDVYKWIEAASYSLPYNEDPEIRERIESLITLIEEAQAQNGNGYIDTYFIGDRTSERWKDLKNMHELYCAGHLIQAGIAYKRASGDEKLFVIGKRVADEILETFHDDDSEVTTGHPNLEMALVELHRETADRAYLEFVERLIDNRGKGYVGGDEYHIDHASFRDLKELTGHAVRMLYLLAGAADVFLETGDETLLAVLERLWVDLIARKIYITGGVGSRYEGESFGEAYELPSRRAYAETCAAIGNVFWNWRMYMISGDAKYLDVMERTFYNGVLSGISLDGKRYFYVNPLEDAGKHSREEWYECACCPPNIARLLTSFGGYIYGTTLNEIRVNFYEESKSAIPFRDGEVTIIQKTAYPHSEEIDLIISTDLDTDISILLRIPEWTEGEFDLQVDGVKQKTRPERGFVRLEGNWKGKTEISLTFPMRIRLMTSNPLLRENTDKVAVQIGPLVYCAEGVDNPSFDVRTLSIPSRKNLELSRSDTLTGNPVTLSGKGIAYDINNWDKKLYNSLGSVKSKSENVKFSLIPYYAWNNRGNSPMCVWLHMH; encoded by the coding sequence GTGACTTTTGTCAACGACACTTCGCGGTCACCAAGAGCGCAAGTTAGACCTATAGCGCTTGAAAGAGTCAAACTTGAGGGATTCGTAAGCAGATATCAGGAACTTATGAAGTCGACGAGTCTCTCTCTTCAATATGAGTATCTGGAATCGACGGGAAGAATAGAAAACTTCAGAAAGGCTGGACGGAAATCGGAAGGAGTCTTTACCGGGTGGTTTTTCAACGATTCCGATGTATACAAATGGATAGAGGCGGCTTCTTATTCGCTACCGTATAATGAAGATCCCGAAATCAGGGAGAGAATCGAGTCACTGATAACACTTATTGAGGAAGCTCAGGCTCAGAACGGCAACGGATACATAGACACTTACTTCATAGGTGATCGGACTTCGGAACGCTGGAAAGACCTTAAGAACATGCATGAACTCTACTGCGCGGGTCATCTTATTCAAGCAGGGATAGCATATAAGAGAGCTTCAGGTGATGAGAAGCTTTTCGTAATCGGCAAGCGAGTGGCCGACGAAATTCTGGAGACTTTTCATGACGACGACAGTGAAGTTACTACCGGGCATCCCAATCTAGAAATGGCATTGGTTGAGCTTCATCGCGAAACCGCCGACCGTGCTTATCTGGAGTTCGTGGAAAGACTCATAGATAATCGCGGAAAGGGCTATGTAGGTGGTGACGAGTATCATATTGACCATGCTTCCTTTAGAGATCTCAAAGAACTTACTGGACACGCAGTCAGAATGCTTTACTTACTCGCTGGAGCGGCCGACGTATTTCTAGAGACAGGCGATGAAACACTCCTCGCAGTTCTCGAAAGACTCTGGGTCGATCTGATCGCGCGAAAGATATACATCACGGGCGGAGTTGGCTCAAGATATGAAGGAGAATCGTTTGGCGAGGCGTACGAACTGCCAAGCAGAAGAGCATACGCGGAAACGTGTGCCGCAATTGGAAATGTATTCTGGAATTGGCGTATGTATATGATTTCCGGCGACGCAAAGTATCTCGATGTAATGGAGCGGACTTTCTACAACGGTGTCCTTTCTGGAATCTCTCTCGACGGTAAACGATATTTCTACGTGAATCCTCTGGAGGATGCCGGAAAGCACAGCCGAGAGGAATGGTATGAATGCGCGTGTTGCCCCCCCAATATCGCAAGATTGCTCACATCCTTCGGGGGCTACATTTACGGTACTACTTTGAACGAAATAAGAGTCAATTTCTACGAGGAGAGCAAGTCTGCAATTCCCTTTAGGGACGGTGAGGTGACGATCATCCAGAAGACAGCCTATCCTCATTCCGAAGAAATCGATCTTATTATCTCCACCGATCTAGATACAGACATCTCGATTCTCCTAAGAATTCCTGAATGGACCGAAGGGGAGTTTGATCTTCAAGTAGACGGCGTGAAACAGAAAACAAGACCTGAAAGAGGTTTTGTGAGACTTGAAGGCAACTGGAAGGGCAAGACAGAGATTTCGCTCACATTTCCGATGAGAATCAGGTTGATGACCTCTAATCCACTTCTAAGAGAGAATACCGATAAAGTTGCTGTCCAAATCGGCCCGCTGGTTTACTGTGCTGAAGGCGTAGACAATCCTTCTTTTGATGTGCGTACGTTGTCTATCCCTTCGAGAAAAAACTTAGAACTCTCACGAAGCGATACGCTCACGGGAAATCCAGTCACATTAAGTGGAAAGGGAATCGCTTATGATATTAACAACTGGGACAAGAAGCTTTACAACTCGCTCGGTTCTGTGAAAAGCAAGAGCGAAAATGTAAAATTCTCTCTTATTCCCTATTATGCGTGGAATAACAGAGGAAATTCACCGATGTGTGTTTGGCTTCATATGCACTAG
- a CDS encoding M23 family metallopeptidase: MRAKILLTLTIILMFSLATAFGVGFIKYLVRPGDRLFNIIRDYNLRISTVLDLNSISDPRQLEPGEFIYLPTGDGFFYEVQYGDSIDYIARLFFALAEHIMVANNLSCNSYIYPGQSLFIPLDSINVCGNANPGTQFTWPVYGKISSEFGWRKDPFTGASTFHSGMDIAVQKDAPVFAAKDGTVIEAQENGGYGLNIIIQHYDGTKTRYAHLNRISVYVGQRVLRGELIGRVGETGRATGPHLHFEIVDSNDQCRDPRSYLTGANYMYVRREIETLGVGGR, translated from the coding sequence ATGAGAGCTAAGATTCTCTTGACGCTTACCATTATACTTATGTTTTCCCTAGCAACTGCCTTTGGAGTTGGTTTTATCAAATACCTGGTCAGGCCAGGTGATCGTCTCTTCAATATAATCAGGGATTATAACCTGAGAATAAGCACTGTCCTCGATTTGAACAGCATTAGCGATCCCCGTCAGCTGGAACCGGGTGAGTTCATTTACCTTCCTACTGGAGATGGCTTCTTCTATGAGGTTCAGTACGGTGATTCCATCGATTACATTGCTCGGCTGTTTTTTGCGCTTGCAGAGCATATAATGGTCGCAAACAATCTTAGCTGCAATTCCTATATATATCCCGGCCAAAGTCTGTTCATTCCGCTTGATTCGATAAACGTGTGCGGCAATGCAAATCCCGGTACACAGTTCACCTGGCCGGTCTATGGGAAGATTTCTTCGGAGTTCGGCTGGCGCAAAGATCCATTCACCGGCGCCTCAACCTTTCATTCCGGTATGGACATAGCAGTCCAGAAGGACGCTCCCGTCTTTGCTGCGAAGGATGGAACGGTTATAGAAGCCCAGGAAAACGGAGGATACGGACTGAATATAATAATCCAACACTATGACGGCACCAAGACAAGGTATGCTCATCTTAACAGAATAAGCGTCTATGTAGGGCAGAGAGTTCTCAGGGGGGAGCTAATCGGCAGAGTTGGAGAGACAGGACGAGCAACCGGGCCTCATCTCCACTTCGAGATCGTAGACTCTAACGATCAGTGTAGAGATCCAAGAAGCTATCTAACAGGAGCGAATTACATGTATGTGAGAAGAGAAATCGAAACTCTTGGTGTCGGAGGTAGGTAA